A stretch of the Sphingomonas sp. CL5.1 genome encodes the following:
- the ribD gene encoding bifunctional diaminohydroxyphosphoribosylaminopyrimidine deaminase/5-amino-6-(5-phosphoribosylamino)uracil reductase RibD: MSAADDQRWMAAALALAGRTRGRTAPNPNVGCVIVKEGRVVGRGWTQPGGRPHAEAMALAQAGEAARGATAYVTLEPCAHRSPRGPACADLLAEAGVARVVAALGDPDPRTDGAGLARLAAAGIAISTDVLAAEARRSMDGFLTRRAFGRPQVTLKLATSLDGCIARADGESRWITGAESRAHAHLERARHEAILVGRGTWEADAPRLDVRLPGLEARSPHRVIFSALGVDAPDCTVIADIADIAALPGDHLLIEGGAGAASAFLAADLVDRLLIYRAPILIGGGRAALGDIGLASLADAHGRWRLLDARALGSDRLEAYERQRQQDF; encoded by the coding sequence CTGAGCGCCGCCGACGACCAGCGCTGGATGGCCGCCGCGCTCGCCCTCGCCGGGCGGACGCGCGGGCGGACCGCGCCCAATCCCAATGTCGGCTGCGTGATCGTGAAGGAAGGTCGCGTCGTCGGGCGCGGCTGGACGCAGCCCGGCGGCCGCCCGCATGCCGAGGCGATGGCGTTGGCCCAGGCGGGCGAGGCGGCGCGCGGGGCGACCGCCTATGTCACGCTGGAGCCGTGCGCACACCGCTCGCCGCGCGGCCCGGCCTGCGCCGATCTGCTGGCGGAAGCGGGTGTCGCGCGGGTCGTCGCCGCGCTCGGCGATCCCGATCCGCGCACCGACGGCGCGGGCCTCGCGCGCCTTGCCGCCGCCGGCATCGCCATCTCCACCGACGTGCTCGCGGCGGAGGCGCGACGCTCGATGGACGGGTTCCTCACCCGCCGCGCGTTCGGGCGGCCGCAGGTGACGCTCAAGCTCGCCACCTCGCTCGACGGCTGCATCGCGCGGGCGGACGGCGAAAGCCGCTGGATCACGGGCGCCGAATCACGCGCCCACGCGCATCTCGAACGCGCGCGGCACGAGGCGATCCTCGTCGGGCGCGGCACATGGGAGGCGGACGCCCCGCGCCTCGACGTGCGGCTGCCGGGCCTTGAGGCACGCTCCCCGCATCGCGTCATCTTCTCCGCGCTCGGCGTGGACGCGCCCGACTGCACCGTCATCGCCGATATCGCCGATATCGCTGCGTTGCCGGGCGATCACCTGCTGATCGAGGGCGGCGCGGGCGCGGCGTCCGCCTTCCTCGCTGCCGATCTGGTCGATCGCCTGCTGATCTATCGCGCGCCGATCCTGATCGGCGGCGGGCGAGCGGCGCTGGGCGACATCGGCCTCGCCAGCCTCGCCGACGCGCACGGCCGCTGGCGGCTGCTCGACGCGCGCGCGCT
- a CDS encoding energy transducer TonB has product MYADRYVRSSGFNPGSLAVAVGLNAAIVAGLVMSVPEIRENFTKEFTAINIPIEPPPPPEPLPQPERKTAHPSRAATDQIDRTTPIVQTSESGGLVIPPFPPPTNPGTGGGIDTIIDPPVKPPVMVDAVADPRYARDFQPDYPAGERRMGNEGKVVIRVLVGADGRVKQVERVSAASEAFWQATERQALSRWRFRPATRDGVAVESWRTMTVRFEMES; this is encoded by the coding sequence ATGTACGCGGATCGTTACGTTCGCTCGAGCGGGTTCAATCCGGGCAGCCTCGCCGTCGCGGTCGGGCTGAATGCCGCGATCGTCGCCGGGCTGGTGATGTCGGTGCCGGAGATCAGGGAGAATTTCACCAAGGAATTCACCGCGATCAACATTCCGATCGAGCCGCCGCCCCCGCCCGAACCGCTCCCGCAGCCCGAGCGCAAGACCGCGCACCCGTCCAGGGCCGCGACGGATCAGATCGACCGGACCACGCCGATCGTCCAGACTAGCGAATCGGGCGGCCTCGTCATCCCGCCCTTCCCGCCGCCGACCAATCCCGGAACCGGCGGCGGCATCGACACGATCATCGACCCGCCCGTGAAGCCGCCGGTGATGGTCGATGCGGTCGCCGATCCGCGCTACGCCCGCGATTTCCAGCCCGATTATCCCGCCGGCGAGCGGCGCATGGGCAATGAGGGCAAGGTGGTGATCCGCGTGCTGGTCGGCGCGGACGGGCGCGTGAAGCAGGTCGAGCGCGTCTCGGCGGCGAGCGAGGCCTTCTGGCAGGCGACCGAGCGGCAGGCGCTTTCCCGCTGGCGCTTCCGCCCGGCGACGCGCGACGGCGTGGCGGTCGAATCATGGCGCACGATGACGGTGCGGTTCGAGATGGAATCCTAG
- the gltX gene encoding glutamate--tRNA ligase yields the protein MTVVTRFAPSPTGRLHVGNIRTALHNWLFAQGTGGRFVLRIDDTDAERSEERHVDSIRADLAWLGLTPVEEVRQSQRFALYRRRFDELVAAGRIYPAYESAQELDLKRKVQLGRGLPPVYDRAALTLGDADRAKLEAEGARPHWRFRLDHEAPIEWHDLIRGEQHFDPATMSDPVIRRADGSWLYMLPSVIDDIDMGITHVVRGEDHVSNTALQIQMFAALGATPPAFAHEALLTGSEGKLSKRLGSVGVDQFRAAGIEPQAIRALLARLGTSDPVEPFVDVAPLVAGFDFARFGRAPARFDEAELAQLNARIVHQLSHAAVADRLPAGMGAAAWEAVRPNLATVAEAADWWRVIEGPVDAPDAGEDAAYLAQAAAAAAAIDWAGDPWHALTARLKDATGRKGKALFLPLRRALTGRDHGPDMAALLPLIGRDRAIARLSTA from the coding sequence ATGACCGTCGTTACCCGCTTCGCGCCGTCGCCCACCGGGCGGCTGCATGTCGGCAACATCCGCACCGCGCTGCACAACTGGCTGTTCGCGCAAGGGACCGGCGGCCGCTTCGTGCTGCGCATCGACGATACCGACGCGGAGCGCAGCGAGGAACGTCACGTCGATTCGATCCGCGCCGATCTCGCCTGGCTCGGCCTCACGCCGGTGGAGGAGGTGCGCCAGTCGCAACGGTTCGCGCTCTATCGGCGGCGGTTCGACGAGCTGGTCGCGGCGGGGCGCATCTATCCCGCCTATGAAAGCGCGCAGGAGCTGGACCTCAAGCGCAAGGTCCAGCTCGGGCGCGGCCTGCCCCCGGTCTATGACCGCGCGGCGCTGACCCTCGGCGATGCCGACCGCGCGAAGCTGGAGGCGGAGGGCGCGCGCCCGCACTGGCGCTTCCGGCTCGATCACGAAGCGCCGATCGAATGGCATGACCTGATCCGGGGCGAGCAACATTTCGATCCCGCGACGATGAGCGATCCGGTGATCCGCCGCGCGGACGGCTCGTGGCTCTACATGCTGCCGTCGGTGATCGACGATATCGACATGGGCATCACCCATGTCGTGCGCGGCGAGGATCACGTCTCGAACACCGCGCTCCAGATCCAGATGTTCGCCGCGCTCGGCGCGACCCCGCCGGCCTTCGCGCACGAGGCGCTGCTGACCGGCAGCGAGGGCAAGCTCTCCAAGCGGCTCGGCAGCGTCGGGGTCGACCAGTTCCGCGCGGCGGGGATCGAGCCGCAGGCGATCCGCGCGCTGCTCGCCCGGCTCGGCACCAGCGATCCGGTCGAGCCGTTCGTGGATGTCGCGCCGCTGGTCGCCGGGTTCGACTTCGCCCGCTTCGGCCGCGCGCCCGCGCGGTTCGACGAGGCGGAACTGGCGCAGCTCAACGCGCGGATCGTCCACCAGCTTTCCCATGCGGCGGTCGCGGATCGCCTGCCCGCCGGGATGGGCGCGGCGGCGTGGGAGGCGGTGCGGCCCAATCTCGCGACCGTCGCGGAAGCCGCCGACTGGTGGCGCGTGATCGAAGGGCCGGTCGATGCGCCGGATGCCGGCGAGGATGCCGCCTATCTCGCCCAGGCCGCCGCCGCCGCCGCCGCAATCGACTGGGCCGGCGACCCGTGGCACGCGCTCACCGCGCGGCTGAAGGACGCGACCGGGCGCAAGGGCAAGGCGCTGTTCCTGCCGCTGCGCCGCGCGCTGACCGGGCGCGACCACGGCCCGGACATGGCCGCGCTGCTGCCGCTGATCGGCCGCGACCGGGCGATCGCGCGCCTCTCCACCGCCTGA
- a CDS encoding ribose-phosphate pyrophosphokinase — MKLMTGNSNLPLARDIAAYLELPLTEALVRRFADEEIFVEIRENVRGEDVFVVQSTSFPANDNLMELLICIDALKRASAKRITAVVPYFGYARQDRKPGPRTPISAKLVANLITTAGADRVLSVDLHAGQIQGFFDIPTDNLFAAPVMSADILTRFGDKNLMVVSPDVGGVVRARALAKRLDNAPLAIVDKRRERAGESEVMNIIGDVEGRFCILIDDIVDSAGTLCNAAAALKEAGAEDVVAYVTHGVLSGGAVARVEGSALRELVITDSIGNHEVLAEAKRIRHLTIAPLLAEAIRRIADESSVSSLFD; from the coding sequence ATGAAACTGATGACCGGCAACTCCAATCTGCCGCTGGCGCGCGACATCGCCGCCTATCTGGAGCTGCCGCTGACCGAGGCGCTGGTGCGCCGCTTCGCCGACGAGGAGATTTTCGTCGAGATCCGCGAGAATGTGCGCGGCGAGGACGTGTTCGTCGTCCAGTCGACCAGCTTCCCCGCGAACGACAACCTGATGGAGCTGCTGATCTGCATCGACGCGCTGAAGCGCGCCTCGGCGAAGCGGATCACGGCGGTGGTGCCGTATTTCGGCTATGCCCGGCAGGACCGGAAGCCCGGCCCGCGCACGCCGATCTCGGCCAAGCTGGTCGCCAACCTCATCACCACGGCGGGGGCGGACCGCGTGCTCTCGGTCGATCTCCACGCCGGGCAGATCCAGGGCTTCTTCGACATCCCGACCGACAATCTGTTCGCCGCCCCGGTGATGTCGGCGGATATCCTGACGCGCTTCGGCGACAAGAACCTGATGGTCGTCTCGCCCGACGTGGGCGGCGTGGTGCGCGCGCGGGCGCTCGCCAAGAGGCTCGACAACGCGCCGCTGGCGATCGTCGACAAGCGCCGCGAGCGCGCCGGCGAATCCGAGGTGATGAACATCATCGGCGACGTCGAGGGCCGCTTCTGCATCCTGATCGACGATATCGTCGATTCGGCCGGTACATTGTGCAACGCCGCCGCCGCGCTGAAGGAGGCCGGGGCCGAGGACGTGGTGGCCTATGTGACGCACGGCGTGCTGTCCGGCGGGGCGGTGGCGCGGGTCGAGGGATCGGCGCTGCGCGAGCTGGTCATCACCGATTCGATCGGCAATCACGAGGTGCTCGCCGAGGCGAAGCGCATCCGCCACCTGACCATCGCGCCGCTGCTGGCGGAGGCGATCCGGCGCATCGCGGACGAATCGAGCGTGTCGTCGCTATTCGACTGA
- a CDS encoding PilZ domain-containing protein — translation MSIPMSLDGEDNRGSLRKAVKMRAHLRDRGTTRFEIDVVDLSTTGFRAQTSFTLWPGQTVWLTLPGLAGLEAVVAWRDKYRYGCAFARPLHPAVFDHIVALGNS, via the coding sequence GTGTCTATACCCATGTCTCTGGACGGCGAGGACAATCGCGGCTCCTTGCGCAAGGCGGTCAAGATGCGCGCGCACCTGCGCGACCGCGGCACGACCCGGTTCGAGATCGACGTGGTGGACCTGTCCACCACCGGATTCCGCGCGCAGACCAGCTTCACCCTGTGGCCGGGCCAGACGGTCTGGCTGACGCTGCCCGGCCTCGCCGGGCTGGAGGCGGTGGTCGCATGGCGCGACAAATACCGCTACGGCTGCGCCTTCGCCAGGCCGCTGCATCCGGCGGTGTTCGATCACATCGTGGCGCTCGGCAACAGCTAA
- a CDS encoding lysine--tRNA ligase encodes MTDDLRSAALESKAWPFEEARRLLKRWPEGKPGGGAIIFETGYGPSGLPHIGTFNEVLRTTMVRNAFHALSDQPTRLIAFSDDMDGLRKVPDNVPNQAMLAGYLGKPLTQVPDPFGKFESFAHHNNAMLRAFLDRYGFDYEFASSTEYYHAGRFDEQLRNVLRQYDAIMAVMLPTLRGERQATYSPVLPISPKSGVVLQVPVEVVDADAGLIRFVDEGETIEQSVLGGKAKLQWKPDWGMRWAALGVDYEMHGKDLIDSAALGGRICQILGGRKPETLVYELFLDEKGEKISKSKGNGLSLEQWLTYGPEESVAFYAYREPKKAKQLHMGVIPRAVDEYWQFRANYPGQGIKEKLGNPVHHIHDGKLPEGTLPVTFGLLLNLVGVMGEASKEQVWGYLANYLPDASPAAYPELDRLIGYALAYHRDFIAPTLRRRAPEGVEVAALQRLDAELAALPADASAEDIQNHVYEIGKTGGFAELRDWFRALYETLLGSSQGPRMGSFIRLYGVENSRKLIAEALARAGG; translated from the coding sequence ATGACAGACGATCTCCGCTCCGCAGCCCTTGAATCCAAAGCCTGGCCGTTCGAGGAAGCGCGCCGGCTGCTCAAGCGCTGGCCGGAGGGAAAACCGGGCGGCGGGGCGATCATCTTCGAGACGGGCTACGGCCCCTCGGGCCTGCCGCATATCGGCACGTTCAACGAGGTGCTGCGCACGACGATGGTGCGCAACGCCTTCCACGCGCTGTCCGACCAGCCGACGCGGCTGATCGCCTTCTCCGACGACATGGACGGCCTGCGCAAAGTGCCGGACAACGTGCCCAACCAGGCGATGCTGGCCGGATATCTCGGCAAGCCGCTGACGCAGGTGCCCGACCCGTTCGGCAAGTTCGAGAGTTTCGCGCACCATAACAATGCGATGCTGCGCGCCTTCCTCGATCGCTACGGCTTCGACTATGAATTCGCCTCCTCGACCGAATATTACCATGCCGGCCGGTTCGATGAGCAGCTCCGCAACGTCCTGCGCCAGTACGATGCGATCATGGCGGTGATGCTGCCGACGTTGCGCGGCGAGCGGCAGGCGACCTATTCGCCCGTGCTGCCGATCAGCCCCAAATCCGGCGTGGTGCTGCAAGTGCCGGTCGAGGTGGTCGATGCCGACGCCGGGCTGATCCGCTTCGTCGACGAGGGCGAGACGATCGAGCAGTCGGTCCTCGGCGGCAAGGCCAAGCTCCAGTGGAAGCCCGACTGGGGGATGCGCTGGGCGGCACTGGGCGTCGATTACGAGATGCACGGCAAGGACCTGATCGATTCCGCCGCGCTCGGCGGGCGCATCTGCCAGATCCTCGGCGGGCGCAAGCCCGAGACTTTGGTGTACGAGCTGTTCCTCGACGAGAAGGGCGAGAAGATATCGAAGTCCAAGGGCAACGGCCTCAGCCTCGAGCAATGGCTGACCTACGGCCCGGAGGAATCGGTCGCCTTCTACGCCTATCGCGAGCCGAAGAAGGCCAAGCAGCTGCACATGGGCGTGATCCCGCGCGCGGTGGACGAATATTGGCAGTTCCGCGCCAATTATCCGGGGCAGGGCATCAAGGAGAAGCTCGGCAACCCCGTCCACCACATCCACGACGGCAAGCTGCCGGAGGGGACGCTGCCGGTGACGTTCGGGCTGCTGCTCAACCTCGTCGGGGTGATGGGAGAGGCCTCGAAGGAACAGGTGTGGGGCTATCTCGCCAATTACCTGCCCGATGCCTCGCCCGCCGCCTATCCGGAGCTGGACCGGCTGATCGGCTATGCGCTGGCCTATCACCGCGACTTCATCGCGCCGACGCTCAGGCGCCGCGCGCCGGAGGGCGTGGAGGTCGCCGCGTTGCAACGGCTCGATGCCGAGCTTGCGGCATTGCCGGCGGACGCCAGCGCCGAGGATATCCAGAACCACGTCTATGAGATCGGCAAGACCGGCGGGTTCGCCGAGCTGCGCGACTGGTTCCGCGCGCTCTACGAAACGCTGCTCGGGTCGAGCCAGGGGCCGCGCATGGGGAGCTTCATCCGGCTCTACGGCGTGGAGAACAGCCGCAAGCTGATCGCGGAGGCGCTGGCGCGCGCCGGCGGATGA
- the nhaA gene encoding Na+/H+ antiporter NhaA, with product MTARRASALRAFLTGEAAGGFVLVAAAALAMLAANLPATAGWYAHVLHARTGPVLSSALGPMTVHLWINDGLMALFFLLVGLEIKREFVDGRLARADQRRLPFIAAAAGMAVPALVYLLVVGDRGGLQRGWAIPAATDIAFAIGVMAMLGKRVPPALKLLLTTVAIVDDMGAVVIIALAYTDQIRALALAGAGLALAVLYVMNRRRVRALWPYLAAGAALWLFVLQSGVHATIAGVLTAAFIPVVPTPGAPDSPESPLHRLEHALSPWVAFAIVPLFAFANAGVALGGFGWGVLAEPVVLAVALGLFLGKQIGVFGGIWGAARLGIAARPGGVGWAQVYGMALLAGIGFTMSLFIGGLAFPGDAMLVEEVKMGVLAGSLLSALAGFAVLALAARSRA from the coding sequence ATGACGGCGCGCCGCGCTTCCGCGTTGCGCGCCTTCCTCACCGGCGAGGCGGCGGGCGGCTTCGTGCTGGTCGCGGCGGCGGCGCTGGCGATGCTGGCCGCGAACCTGCCGGCGACGGCGGGCTGGTATGCGCATGTGCTTCATGCGCGGACCGGGCCGGTGCTTTCGTCCGCGCTCGGGCCGATGACGGTGCATCTGTGGATCAACGACGGGCTGATGGCGCTGTTCTTCCTGCTCGTCGGGCTGGAGATCAAGCGCGAGTTCGTCGACGGCCGCCTCGCTCGTGCCGACCAGCGCCGCCTGCCGTTCATCGCGGCGGCGGCGGGGATGGCGGTGCCGGCGCTCGTCTATCTGCTGGTGGTGGGCGACCGCGGCGGGTTGCAACGCGGCTGGGCGATCCCGGCGGCGACCGACATCGCCTTCGCCATCGGGGTGATGGCGATGCTGGGGAAGCGCGTGCCGCCTGCGCTCAAGCTGCTGCTCACCACCGTCGCGATCGTCGACGACATGGGCGCGGTGGTGATCATCGCGCTCGCCTATACCGATCAGATCAGGGCGCTGGCGCTGGCCGGCGCGGGCCTGGCGCTGGCGGTGCTGTACGTGATGAACCGGCGCCGGGTGCGGGCGCTGTGGCCGTATCTCGCGGCGGGCGCGGCCCTGTGGCTGTTCGTGTTGCAATCGGGCGTCCATGCGACGATCGCCGGGGTGCTGACCGCCGCCTTCATTCCCGTGGTGCCGACGCCGGGCGCGCCCGACTCGCCGGAATCGCCGCTGCACCGGTTGGAACATGCGCTCAGCCCGTGGGTCGCCTTCGCGATCGTGCCGCTGTTCGCCTTCGCCAATGCCGGCGTGGCGCTCGGCGGGTTCGGCTGGGGCGTGCTGGCCGAGCCGGTGGTGCTGGCGGTGGCGCTCGGGCTGTTCCTCGGCAAGCAGATCGGCGTGTTCGGCGGCATCTGGGGCGCGGCGCGGCTGGGGATCGCGGCCCGGCCCGGCGGGGTGGGCTGGGCGCAGGTCTATGGCATGGCGCTGCTCGCCGGGATCGGCTTCACGATGAGCCTGTTCATCGGCGGCCTCGCCTTTCCCGGCGACGCGATGCTGGTGGAGGAAGTGAAGATGGGCGTGCTGGCAGGCTCCTTGCTCTCGGCATTGGCGGGGTTCGCGGTGCTGGCGCTGGCCGCCCGTTCACGCGCCTGA
- a CDS encoding RlmE family RNA methyltransferase, with protein MSREGSGGRQRVRTARGRTAQSTRWLERQLNDPYVRRAKAEGYRSRAAYKLTELDERFGLLKGARRVIDLGIAPGGWSQVVRRLAPKAAVVGIDLLPVDPIDGVTIFEHDFMDDAAPAMLMEALGGAPDIVLSDMAANTVGHPQTDALRTMALVETAFAFAIEVLAPGGAFVAKVFAGGADSTLVAEMKRHFTTVKHAKPPASRKGSVEWFVVAQGFKGRPDEAGSGA; from the coding sequence ATGAGCCGGGAAGGTTCCGGCGGGCGCCAGCGCGTGCGCACCGCGCGCGGCCGCACCGCGCAATCGACCCGCTGGCTGGAGCGGCAGCTCAACGATCCCTATGTCCGCCGCGCCAAGGCGGAAGGGTATCGCAGCCGCGCCGCCTACAAGCTGACCGAGCTGGACGAGCGCTTCGGGCTGCTGAAGGGCGCGCGCCGCGTGATCGACCTCGGCATCGCGCCGGGCGGGTGGAGCCAGGTGGTGCGCCGGCTCGCCCCCAAGGCGGCGGTGGTGGGGATCGACCTGTTGCCGGTCGACCCGATCGACGGGGTGACGATCTTCGAGCACGATTTCATGGACGACGCCGCGCCGGCGATGCTGATGGAGGCGCTGGGCGGCGCGCCGGACATCGTGCTGTCGGACATGGCGGCGAACACGGTCGGCCATCCGCAGACCGACGCGCTGCGCACCATGGCGCTGGTCGAGACCGCCTTCGCCTTCGCGATCGAGGTGCTGGCGCCGGGCGGGGCGTTCGTCGCCAAGGTGTTCGCCGGCGGCGCGGATTCGACGCTCGTGGCGGAGATGAAACGCCATTTCACGACGGTGAAGCACGCCAAGCCGCCGGCCAGCCGCAAGGGCAGCGTGGAGTGGTTCGTCGTAGCGCAGGGGTTCAAGGGACGGCCCGATGAGGCCGGTTCAGGCGCGTGA
- a CDS encoding Ppx/GppA phosphatase family protein gives MGDVSANLPHRQGGDAPARSAPSPPRSRAGFARHYAALDLGTNNCRLLIARPQGDGFAVVDAFSRIVRLGEGLAGSGRLSDAAIDRTLAALRVCADKLKRRNVALARSVATEACRRAANGAEFIARVHAETGIHLHIISAEEEARLAVLGCHVLLEPGEGPALVFDIGGGSTELVLIDTTSTVPTVLDWHSAPWGVVSLTESIPARDGAAGRAATYERMRALVRESFAPFAQRLPAGADRRRLLGTSGTVTTLASVHLGLDRYDRAAVDGLIAPAAAMREVSSSLAHMSPADRAALPCIGRERADLVVAGCAILETILDLWPAERIGVADRGIREGILRRLMAASR, from the coding sequence ATGGGCGACGTTTCCGCCAATTTGCCGCACCGGCAGGGGGGCGACGCCCCGGCCCGTTCGGCACCCTCCCCCCCGCGCTCGCGGGCGGGGTTCGCGCGGCATTACGCGGCGCTCGATCTCGGCACCAACAATTGCCGCCTGCTCATCGCGCGACCGCAGGGCGACGGGTTCGCGGTGGTCGACGCCTTCTCGCGCATCGTCCGGCTCGGCGAGGGGCTGGCGGGCAGCGGGCGTTTGTCCGACGCAGCGATCGACCGCACGCTCGCCGCGCTGCGCGTCTGCGCCGACAAGCTGAAGCGCCGCAACGTCGCGCTCGCCCGCTCGGTCGCGACCGAGGCGTGCCGCCGCGCGGCCAACGGCGCGGAGTTCATCGCCCGCGTCCATGCCGAGACCGGCATCCACCTCCACATTATCTCCGCCGAGGAGGAGGCGCGGCTCGCGGTGCTCGGCTGCCATGTGCTGCTGGAGCCGGGCGAGGGGCCGGCGCTGGTGTTCGACATCGGCGGCGGATCGACCGAGCTGGTGCTGATCGACACCACCAGCACCGTCCCCACCGTGCTCGACTGGCATTCCGCGCCGTGGGGCGTCGTCTCGCTCACCGAGAGCATCCCGGCGCGGGACGGCGCCGCCGGCCGCGCCGCCACCTATGAGCGGATGCGCGCATTGGTCCGCGAGAGCTTCGCGCCCTTCGCGCAGCGGCTGCCGGCGGGGGCGGACCGGCGGCGGCTGCTCGGCACATCGGGCACGGTGACGACGCTCGCCTCGGTCCATCTCGGGCTGGACCGGTACGACCGCGCGGCGGTGGACGGGCTGATCGCGCCGGCGGCGGCGATGCGCGAGGTGTCGAGCAGCCTCGCGCACATGTCCCCCGCCGATCGCGCCGCGCTGCCGTGCATCGGGCGCGAGCGCGCCGATCTGGTCGTGGCGGGCTGCGCGATCCTCGAGACGATCCTCGATCTGTGGCCGGCGGAGCGGATCGGCGTCGCCGATCGCGGCATCCGCGAGGGCATCTTGCGCCGGCTGATGGCGGCTTCGCGATGA
- a CDS encoding helix-turn-helix transcriptional regulator codes for MSSIASLSQTGALIGEPSRTAMLVALMDGRALTAGELARAVGIAPATASGHLTRLVDGGLVAVAAQGRHRYFRLASPAVAGMIEGMMGVAGVVDAARRCRPVRSGPADHAMRRARKCYDHLAGEVAVRIADFLVEADYLDLSADAAAITPAGSDFLERLGLTIEPARRRPLCRPCIDWSERRPHLAGAVGRALYRLMFDRRWIRPLPGTRAVAVTPAGALALRRHFGIG; via the coding sequence ATGAGCAGCATCGCTTCCCTTTCGCAGACCGGGGCGCTGATCGGCGAGCCGTCGCGCACCGCGATGCTGGTGGCGCTGATGGACGGCCGCGCGCTGACTGCCGGCGAACTCGCCCGCGCCGTCGGCATCGCCCCGGCGACTGCGAGCGGCCATCTCACGCGGCTGGTCGACGGCGGGCTGGTCGCGGTCGCGGCGCAGGGGCGGCATCGCTATTTCAGGCTCGCCTCGCCCGCCGTCGCGGGGATGATCGAGGGCATGATGGGCGTTGCCGGCGTCGTCGACGCCGCGCGGCGCTGCCGCCCCGTCCGGTCAGGCCCCGCCGACCATGCGATGCGGCGCGCCCGCAAATGCTACGATCACCTCGCGGGCGAGGTGGCGGTGCGGATCGCCGACTTCCTCGTCGAGGCGGATTATCTCGACCTGAGCGCCGATGCCGCCGCGATCACCCCGGCGGGGAGCGACTTCCTCGAACGGCTCGGCCTGACGATCGAGCCGGCGCGCCGACGCCCGCTATGCCGCCCGTGCATCGACTGGAGCGAGCGCCGGCCGCATCTGGCCGGCGCGGTCGGCCGCGCGCTCTACCGGCTGATGTTCGACCGTCGCTGGATACGCCCGCTGCCCGGCACGCGCGCCGTCGCGGTGACGCCGGCCGGCGCGCTCGCGCTGCGCCGGCATTTCGGGATCGGCTGA
- a CDS encoding NIPSNAP family protein codes for MITCVIRYEIDPYKLRAFEEYARNWGKVIPRCGADLIGYFAPHEGTATTAYGIYSIADLAAYEAYRARLRADPLGRENFALSARERFIRREERQFFTLASAG; via the coding sequence ATGATAACCTGCGTCATCCGCTACGAGATCGACCCGTACAAATTGCGCGCGTTCGAGGAATATGCGCGCAACTGGGGGAAGGTGATCCCGCGCTGCGGCGCCGACCTGATCGGCTATTTCGCGCCGCACGAGGGCACGGCGACGACCGCCTACGGCATCTATTCGATCGCCGACCTCGCTGCCTATGAGGCATATCGCGCGCGGCTCAGGGCCGATCCGCTCGGCCGCGAGAATTTCGCCCTGAGCGCGCGCGAACGGTTCATCCGGCGCGAGGAGCGGCAATTCTTCACGCTGGCCTCGGCGGGGTGA
- a CDS encoding isocitrate lyase/phosphoenolpyruvate mutase family protein, translating into MPTTAEKRATFRKLHEEGFFIIPNAWDAGSAARLAALGFRAIASTSAGAAWAAGKGDGELGRDAVLAHLRMLVDATDLPVNADFENGFADDPAAVGVNVALAVETGVAGLSIEDWSGSAMYDRDLAVERIAAARAAIDRVDPTVMLIGRNENFRAPGMSASESIARAVAYAGAGADCLFVPFMLDHGVVAELVAAVAPKPVNVVVHDYDAGIGALARLGVRRCSVGGSLAKRAWTAFDEAAATLKACEP; encoded by the coding sequence ATGCCGACGACCGCCGAGAAGCGCGCCACCTTCCGCAAGCTGCACGAGGAAGGCTTCTTCATCATCCCCAACGCGTGGGACGCGGGCAGCGCCGCGCGGCTCGCCGCGCTCGGCTTCCGGGCGATCGCCTCGACCAGCGCGGGCGCGGCATGGGCCGCCGGCAAGGGCGACGGCGAACTCGGCCGCGACGCGGTGCTCGCGCATCTCAGGATGCTGGTCGATGCGACCGATCTGCCGGTCAACGCCGATTTCGAGAATGGCTTCGCGGACGATCCGGCGGCGGTGGGCGTCAACGTCGCGCTGGCGGTGGAGACCGGCGTCGCGGGCCTGTCGATCGAGGATTGGTCGGGCAGCGCGATGTATGACCGCGACCTTGCCGTGGAGCGGATCGCGGCGGCACGCGCGGCGATCGACCGGGTCGATCCGACCGTCATGCTGATCGGCCGCAACGAGAATTTCCGCGCGCCCGGCATGTCCGCGAGCGAGAGCATCGCCCGCGCCGTGGCCTATGCCGGGGCGGGCGCCGATTGCCTGTTCGTGCCCTTCATGCTCGATCATGGCGTGGTGGCCGAGCTGGTCGCGGCGGTCGCGCCGAAGCCGGTCAACGTGGTGGTGCATGACTATGACGCGGGCATCGGCGCGCTGGCGCGGCTCGGCGTCCGGCGGTGCAGCGTGGGCGGCAGCCTGGCCAAGCGCGCCTGGACGGCGTTCGACGAGGCTGCCGCGACGCTGAAGGCGTGCGAGCCCTGA